The proteins below are encoded in one region of Aestuariivirga litoralis:
- a CDS encoding DUF3419 family protein, whose translation MTIDAISSHSTKHLVLDAVGPGSGFGWRGLQERLFAYLFRGLVYAQIWEDPEVDMAAMELQPHHHVVTIASGGCNALSYLMAGPARVTAVDLNRAHVALVRLKIAGAKYLPNSESFYRFFGEADDAANPDLYRRFLASQIDNETRAYWEGRNLWGQKRIDGFAKNIYRRGLLGKFIGAGHMAARFYGLNLQSFLDCQDLGEQRAYFHQHISPLFTRRLVKRVTKSPMALFGLGIPPAQYDALSGGGNMGEVLYERLRRLTCDYPLSENYFAWQAFGRAYAPDASGPLPPYLQEKNFDVLRDRASRLSVHQANMTHVLAQAPSASVDRVVLLDAQDWMTDEQLNALWCAITAAAAPGARVIFRTAGADTILPGRLTEDVLSRWTYLEKKSADLHTRDRSSIYGGFHVYELKA comes from the coding sequence ATGACCATTGACGCCATCTCTTCACATAGCACCAAACATCTGGTGCTTGACGCCGTGGGCCCCGGCAGCGGCTTTGGCTGGCGCGGCTTGCAGGAGCGGCTGTTTGCCTATCTGTTCCGCGGGCTGGTTTACGCGCAAATCTGGGAAGACCCTGAAGTCGATATGGCGGCGATGGAACTGCAGCCGCATCACCATGTGGTGACGATCGCTTCGGGCGGCTGCAATGCGCTGAGCTATTTGATGGCGGGGCCGGCGCGGGTGACGGCCGTTGATCTCAACCGGGCGCATGTGGCGCTGGTGCGGCTGAAAATCGCGGGTGCCAAATATTTGCCGAATAGCGAAAGCTTCTACCGCTTTTTCGGCGAGGCTGATGATGCGGCCAATCCTGATCTTTATCGCCGCTTCCTTGCCAGCCAGATTGACAACGAAACGCGCGCCTATTGGGAAGGGCGCAATCTGTGGGGCCAGAAGCGCATCGACGGGTTTGCGAAAAACATCTATCGTCGCGGGCTGCTCGGCAAGTTCATCGGTGCGGGCCACATGGCGGCGCGCTTTTATGGCTTGAACCTGCAGAGCTTTCTGGACTGCCAGGATCTGGGCGAACAGCGCGCTTATTTCCATCAGCATATCAGCCCGCTGTTTACGCGCCGCCTGGTCAAGCGTGTGACCAAATCGCCGATGGCGCTGTTTGGCCTGGGCATTCCGCCGGCACAATATGATGCGTTATCTGGCGGCGGCAATATGGGCGAGGTTTTGTACGAGCGCCTGCGCCGCCTCACTTGCGATTATCCGCTGAGCGAAAATTATTTTGCCTGGCAGGCTTTTGGCCGCGCCTATGCGCCGGACGCTTCGGGCCCACTGCCGCCCTATCTGCAAGAAAAGAATTTCGATGTGCTGCGTGACCGCGCCTCGCGTCTCAGCGTGCATCAGGCGAACATGACGCATGTGCTGGCGCAGGCCCCGTCGGCCAGCGTGGACCGGGTGGTTCTGCTTGATGCGCAGGACTGGATGACGGACGAACAGCTCAATGCCCTGTGGTGTGCGATCACCGCGGCGGCTGCGCCGGGTGCGCGGGTCATTTTCCGCACGGCTGGCGCTGATACAATCTTGCCGGGCCGATTGACGGAAGATGTGCTGTCACGCTGGACTTATCTTGAGAAGAAGTCAGCCGATCTCCATACCCGCGACCGGTCTTCCATCTATGGGGGCTTCCATGTCTACGAACTCAAGGCTTGA
- a CDS encoding class I SAM-dependent methyltransferase: MSTNSRLEADSLAHAESMDRIYGVQRHFYDATRAYYLLGRDRMLDQLDLAPGETALEIGCGTGRNLIGAARRYPQAKFFGFDISSEMLRSAERSTAGANNITLALGDATQFNATTMFGQAQFDRLYFSYTLSMIPDWQAALTQAFAAVKPGGALHVVDFGDCAHLPGWFKRGLYSWLAQFHVTPRLALEDALKHLGRAEIARPYRSYALIAKVVKT; encoded by the coding sequence ATGTCTACGAACTCAAGGCTTGAGGCGGACTCACTTGCCCATGCCGAAAGCATGGACCGCATCTATGGTGTGCAGCGGCATTTCTATGATGCCACGCGCGCTTATTATCTACTGGGCCGCGACCGGATGCTGGATCAGCTTGATCTCGCGCCCGGCGAGACGGCGCTTGAGATCGGCTGTGGCACAGGGCGCAATCTGATCGGCGCGGCGCGGCGCTATCCTCAGGCAAAGTTTTTTGGCTTCGATATTTCATCGGAGATGCTACGCAGCGCGGAGCGTTCCACTGCAGGCGCAAACAACATCACGCTCGCGCTTGGTGATGCCACGCAGTTCAATGCTACCACCATGTTCGGACAAGCGCAGTTTGACCGGCTTTATTTCTCCTACACGCTGTCGATGATTCCGGATTGGCAGGCTGCACTCACCCAGGCCTTCGCTGCGGTGAAGCCGGGTGGCGCGCTGCATGTGGTGGATTTTGGTGACTGTGCGCACCTGCCCGGCTGGTTCAAGCGCGGGCTCTACTCTTGGCTGGCGCAGTTTCATGTGACACCGCGCCTTGCACTTGAGGATGCGCTGAAACACTTGGGCCGCGCGGAGATCGCACGGCCCTATCGTTCTTATGCACTGATCGCGAAAGTCGTGAAGACTTAG
- a CDS encoding MFS transporter: MQNSYRWVIVAVGGLIGCIAMGALFALPVFITTMAEQSKWSHTGISAAMTIAFLSMAFGGFISGTLTDRLGPFKVVLSGSALLAVGLALASQAPSLPLFQLFYGVFAGVAASAIMAPLMATVAGWFDTRVALAVSLVSAGMGLAPATMTPLASWLITHHDWRVSMLTMAVIVGATMVPLSFFIRRPPVLEAMAQGAAPNAAAGPQMSIGDALKSPPFVILALTNFFCCATHSGPIIHTISYAMTCGIPLVLASTIYTVEGLAGMGGRLVFGLAGDKFGAKQVVAVGLLAQAILALCYAFVGQLPGFYVVAALFGFTYAGVMPLYSALARENFPVSMMGTIIGGISAAGGLGMALGPLAGGLIYDQFASYFWLYAGAAGMGLASFLTILAFRPMAKPQMPSAIVA; encoded by the coding sequence ATGCAAAATTCTTATCGTTGGGTGATCGTGGCGGTGGGCGGTCTCATCGGCTGCATCGCCATGGGCGCGCTGTTCGCTCTGCCGGTTTTCATCACCACCATGGCCGAACAATCGAAATGGTCGCATACCGGCATTTCCGCCGCCATGACCATCGCGTTTCTCTCCATGGCGTTCGGCGGCTTCATCTCCGGCACGCTGACCGACAGGCTCGGCCCCTTCAAAGTGGTATTGAGCGGCTCGGCCTTGCTGGCGGTCGGTCTGGCATTGGCGTCGCAAGCGCCATCGCTTCCGCTCTTTCAGCTGTTCTACGGCGTGTTCGCGGGTGTTGCCGCATCGGCCATCATGGCGCCGCTGATGGCCACCGTGGCGGGCTGGTTTGACACGCGCGTGGCGCTTGCCGTCTCGCTTGTCTCGGCCGGCATGGGGCTTGCTCCCGCCACCATGACGCCGCTGGCCAGCTGGCTGATCACTCATCATGACTGGCGCGTATCTATGCTCACTATGGCTGTGATCGTCGGCGCCACCATGGTGCCTTTGTCCTTCTTCATCCGCCGCCCGCCTGTCCTCGAAGCGATGGCGCAAGGCGCTGCTCCAAACGCTGCGGCAGGTCCGCAAATGTCGATAGGCGACGCGCTGAAATCGCCACCCTTTGTCATTCTTGCGCTCACCAACTTCTTCTGCTGCGCCACCCATTCGGGCCCGATCATCCATACGATCAGCTATGCCATGACCTGCGGTATTCCTCTCGTTCTGGCCAGCACGATCTATACGGTTGAGGGTCTCGCGGGCATGGGTGGGCGTTTGGTCTTTGGCCTTGCAGGCGATAAATTCGGTGCCAAGCAGGTGGTGGCTGTGGGCCTTCTCGCGCAAGCCATTCTGGCTTTGTGCTACGCCTTCGTCGGGCAGCTGCCGGGCTTCTATGTGGTGGCCGCGCTCTTCGGCTTCACCTATGCCGGCGTGATGCCGCTATACTCGGCACTGGCGCGCGAGAATTTCCCGGTCAGCATGATGGGCACCATCATCGGCGGCATTTCAGCCGCAGGTGGTTTGGGCATGGCGCTGGGGCCTTTGGCTGGTGGCCTGATCTATGATCAATTCGCCAGCTATTTCTGGCTCTATGCCGGTGCCGCAGGCATGGGCCTTGCGTCCTTCCTCACGATCCTGGCTTTCCGGCCCATGGCCAAGCCACAAATGCCGAGTGCAATTGTCGCCTAA
- a CDS encoding MarR family winged helix-turn-helix transcriptional regulator, with translation MKQDASGLPVDVVFEVRDRCLCLATQRAARKLARRFDIAFRPLGLTHGQFSMMVALNAKRPWSMMELASFLGMDRTTLTAGVATLARRKLVKRVVDPEDQRSKQVFLTPAGQKLIAQAVPIWRAEHAKLDREITMPVADQARASMMRLSA, from the coding sequence ATGAAGCAGGATGCAAGTGGGCTGCCGGTCGATGTGGTTTTTGAGGTACGGGACCGCTGCCTGTGCCTGGCCACGCAGCGTGCCGCCCGCAAACTGGCCCGGCGGTTTGACATTGCATTTCGCCCGCTGGGCCTGACCCATGGACAATTCTCTATGATGGTGGCGCTGAATGCCAAGCGGCCGTGGAGCATGATGGAACTGGCCAGTTTTCTCGGCATGGACCGCACCACACTCACCGCAGGCGTTGCCACGCTGGCCCGGCGCAAACTGGTGAAGCGCGTGGTTGATCCGGAGGACCAGCGCAGCAAGCAGGTGTTCTTGACACCAGCCGGGCAGAAGCTCATCGCGCAAGCCGTGCCGATCTGGCGGGCAGAGCATGCAAAACTCGATCGGGAAATTACCATGCCCGTCGCAGATCAGGCGCGCGCTTCGATGATGCGGCTTTCGGCTTAG
- the putA gene encoding bifunctional proline dehydrogenase/L-glutamate gamma-semialdehyde dehydrogenase PutA, translated as MSKAAPNPFAQFAPPVRPATPLRQAITKAYRLPEPDCVPPLIDAAMQTPAQKKAIAATARQLIERLRANPPKGGVQSLVQEYALNSQEGVALMCLAEALLRIPDDATRDALIRDKISGGDWAAHLGGGRSLFVNAATWGLVVTGKLTASVNDTSLATALGRLIGRVGEPVIRAGVDMAMRLMGEQFVTGQTIEEALANAAKRHDKGYRFSFDMLGEAATTEDDARRYYASYEAAIHAIGKSAGEGPYAGDGISIKLSALHPRYARSQAARVMNELLPRVVKLAAIAKSYNIGFNIDAEEADRLELSLDLLESLSFDPELKNWNGLGFVVQAYGKRCPFVLDFIIDLARRSGRRIMVRLVKGAYWDSEIKRAQVDGLEGFPVYTRKIYTDVSYIACAKKLLAARDAVFPQFATHNAQSLASIYHMAGDDFRLGDYEFQCLHGMGEPLYDQVVGKSGLARPCRIYAPVGTHETLLAYLVRRLLENGANSSFVNRIADEDVSVDELLADPAEAASHISPLGAAHEAILAPRSIFGARANSKGIDLANEGALAELAKALALSAAKSWDAKPLLASKAKAAKARAVFNPSNNADQVGTVAEMSATEVSAAAKSAAVAYSAWSAKPSADRAAMLETAADLLEANMMELMGLIMREAGKSAANAIAEVREAVDFLRYYAAEARTHLQGKQGLGVITCISPWNFPLAIFLGQVSAALVAGNAVLAKPAEETPLIAYEAVKLLHQAGVPKDVLQFLPGDGAIGAALVAAPETQGVMFTGSTEVARLINATLSKRLSAEGRPIPLIAETGGQNAMIVDSSALAEQVVGDVIASAFDSAGQRCSALRVLCLQEDVADRTLDMLKGAMQELRVGNTSTLSADVGPIITAEAQTNIERHVSAMADKDHPVTRVEMDSETSQGSFVAPTLIEISSMSELQREVFGPVLHVLRFARDDLGQLIDEVNGTGYGLTFGLHTRLDETVADVTARVHAGNVYVNRNTIGAVVGVQPFGGHGLSGTGPKAGGPLYLHRLVRGAAPAMPKTEIELLGPVGERNLYKLAPRGRVLCLPQTEKGLAEQLRLIAETGNEAVVSASPKLKVPEALRLNAPWQTSGPYTAALVEAEGAALRSLLEALAALPGPVILAQSAPYDPAWLMAETSTSINTTAAGGNASLMAIG; from the coding sequence ATGAGCAAAGCTGCCCCCAATCCCTTCGCCCAATTCGCCCCGCCGGTCCGCCCGGCCACGCCGCTGCGTCAGGCCATCACCAAAGCCTATCGGTTACCCGAACCGGACTGCGTGCCACCGCTTATCGATGCTGCCATGCAAACCCCAGCTCAAAAGAAAGCCATCGCCGCCACCGCCCGCCAACTGATCGAGCGCCTGCGCGCCAATCCGCCCAAGGGCGGCGTGCAAAGCCTGGTGCAGGAATACGCGCTGAATAGCCAGGAGGGCGTGGCGCTGATGTGCCTCGCCGAAGCCTTGCTGCGCATCCCCGATGATGCCACGCGCGATGCTTTGATCCGCGACAAGATTTCCGGCGGCGACTGGGCCGCGCATCTGGGCGGCGGCCGTTCGCTCTTCGTCAACGCCGCCACTTGGGGCCTCGTCGTCACTGGCAAGCTCACAGCGAGTGTCAATGATACCAGCCTCGCTACGGCCCTTGGCCGCCTCATCGGGCGCGTGGGCGAACCTGTCATCCGCGCCGGCGTGGACATGGCGATGCGCCTAATGGGCGAACAATTCGTCACCGGCCAAACCATCGAGGAAGCCTTGGCCAATGCGGCGAAGCGCCATGACAAGGGCTACCGCTTTTCCTTCGACATGCTGGGCGAAGCCGCCACCACCGAAGACGATGCGCGGCGCTATTACGCATCCTACGAAGCCGCCATCCACGCCATCGGTAAAAGCGCGGGCGAGGGGCCCTATGCCGGCGACGGCATTTCCATCAAGCTGTCAGCACTGCATCCGCGCTATGCCAGATCACAAGCCGCCCGCGTGATGAACGAGCTGCTGCCGCGCGTGGTGAAACTCGCGGCCATCGCCAAGAGCTACAATATCGGTTTCAACATTGACGCCGAAGAAGCCGACCGTCTGGAACTCTCGCTCGATCTTCTCGAAAGCCTCAGCTTCGATCCAGAATTGAAAAACTGGAACGGCCTTGGCTTCGTCGTGCAGGCTTACGGCAAACGCTGCCCCTTCGTGCTCGATTTCATCATAGATCTCGCCCGCCGCAGTGGCCGCCGCATCATGGTGCGTTTGGTGAAGGGCGCCTATTGGGACAGCGAGATCAAGCGCGCCCAGGTTGATGGCCTGGAAGGCTTCCCCGTTTACACGCGCAAGATCTACACCGATGTGTCCTACATCGCCTGCGCCAAAAAACTGCTGGCAGCACGCGATGCCGTCTTCCCGCAATTCGCCACCCACAATGCACAAAGCCTGGCCAGCATCTATCACATGGCGGGCGATGATTTCCGCCTCGGCGATTATGAATTCCAGTGCCTGCATGGCATGGGCGAGCCGCTTTATGATCAAGTGGTGGGAAAGTCAGGCCTCGCCCGTCCCTGCCGCATCTATGCACCAGTCGGCACGCATGAAACGCTGCTGGCTTACCTCGTGCGCCGCCTGTTGGAGAATGGCGCCAATTCCAGCTTCGTGAACCGCATCGCCGATGAAGATGTATCGGTGGATGAATTGCTGGCCGACCCGGCAGAAGCCGCCAGCCATATTTCGCCATTGGGTGCCGCGCATGAGGCGATCTTGGCACCCCGTTCCATCTTCGGCGCGCGTGCGAATTCCAAAGGCATAGACCTCGCCAATGAAGGTGCGCTCGCGGAACTAGCCAAGGCACTGGCCTTGAGCGCCGCCAAAAGCTGGGATGCAAAACCGCTGCTCGCCAGCAAGGCGAAAGCCGCCAAGGCGCGCGCCGTGTTCAATCCTTCCAACAACGCAGATCAAGTCGGCACCGTTGCCGAAATGAGCGCCACCGAAGTATCCGCCGCAGCGAAATCCGCCGCCGTTGCTTACTCGGCATGGAGCGCAAAACCGTCTGCAGACCGCGCCGCAATGCTCGAAACCGCCGCCGACTTGCTGGAAGCCAACATGATGGAACTCATGGGCCTCATCATGCGCGAGGCCGGAAAGAGCGCCGCCAATGCGATAGCTGAAGTGCGCGAAGCAGTGGATTTCCTGCGCTACTACGCCGCCGAAGCGCGCACCCATTTGCAAGGTAAGCAGGGCCTCGGTGTCATCACTTGCATCAGCCCATGGAATTTCCCGCTGGCGATTTTCCTGGGCCAAGTCTCCGCCGCCTTAGTGGCAGGCAATGCGGTGCTGGCCAAGCCGGCAGAGGAAACGCCGCTCATCGCATACGAGGCCGTGAAGCTGTTGCATCAGGCCGGTGTGCCGAAAGACGTTTTGCAATTCCTGCCCGGTGATGGCGCCATCGGTGCGGCACTGGTCGCAGCACCTGAGACTCAAGGCGTGATGTTCACCGGCTCCACCGAAGTCGCGCGCCTGATCAATGCCACACTATCGAAGCGGCTTTCCGCTGAAGGCCGCCCCATTCCACTGATCGCCGAAACCGGCGGGCAGAATGCGATGATCGTCGATTCCTCCGCCCTCGCCGAACAGGTGGTAGGCGATGTGATTGCCTCGGCTTTTGACAGTGCGGGCCAGCGCTGCTCGGCTTTGCGCGTGCTCTGTCTGCAGGAAGACGTCGCCGACCGCACGCTCGACATGCTGAAGGGCGCGATGCAGGAATTACGCGTGGGCAACACGTCCACCCTCAGCGCCGATGTGGGCCCGATCATCACGGCAGAAGCGCAAACCAATATCGAACGCCATGTGAGCGCGATGGCCGACAAGGATCACCCGGTAACGCGCGTTGAGATGGATTCTGAAACCAGCCAAGGCTCATTCGTGGCGCCCACTCTGATCGAGATTTCATCCATGTCCGAATTGCAGCGCGAGGTCTTTGGTCCCGTGCTGCATGTGCTGCGCTTTGCGCGCGATGATCTGGGCCAACTCATCGACGAGGTAAATGGAACGGGCTACGGCCTCACCTTCGGCCTGCATACGCGGCTCGATGAAACCGTGGCAGATGTCACGGCGCGCGTCCATGCTGGCAATGTCTATGTGAACCGCAACACCATTGGTGCCGTCGTCGGTGTGCAACCCTTCGGTGGTCACGGCCTGTCCGGCACCGGCCCCAAGGCCGGCGGGCCGCTCTATCTGCATCGTCTGGTGCGCGGCGCAGCGCCTGCGATGCCCAAAACGGAAATCGAATTGCTCGGCCCGGTGGGTGAGCGCAATTTGTACAAGCTGGCCCCGCGTGGCCGCGTTCTCTGCCTGCCGCAGACCGAGAAAGGCCTCGCCGAACAACTGCGCCTGATTGCCGAAACCGGCAATGAAGCCGTGGTCTCCGCATCGCCAAAGCTCAAAGTGCCTGAGGCCTTGCGCCTCAATGCGCCATGGCAAACATCAGGTCCCTACACGGCGGCTCTGGTTGAAGCCGAAGGCGCGGCGCTGCGCAGTTTGCTGGAGGCGCTGGCCGCCTTGCCCGGCCCGGTGATCCTCGCGCAAAGCGCGCCTTATGATCCCGCCTGGCTGATGGCCGAAACCTCAACCTCGATCAACACCACCGCTGCCGGTGGCAATGCGAGTTTGATGGCCATCGGCTAA
- a CDS encoding Lrp/AsnC family transcriptional regulator — translation MQQTNSDFDQFDRKILDCVAVDGRISITDLATKIGLSKTPTQLRLKRLQKEGYIEGFRAVLNPAKLGIDHVAFVEVKLSDTREDALQKFNNAVKRVREVEECHMIAGAFDYLLKVRTGDIKKYRQVLGEKITSLPHVANTSTFVAMQSVKEK, via the coding sequence ATGCAACAAACCAACAGTGATTTTGACCAATTCGACCGCAAGATCCTCGATTGCGTGGCGGTGGATGGCCGTATTTCGATCACTGATCTTGCCACGAAGATCGGGCTTTCCAAAACGCCAACGCAATTGCGGCTGAAGCGTTTGCAGAAGGAAGGCTATATCGAGGGCTTCCGTGCGGTGCTCAATCCCGCAAAGTTGGGGATTGATCATGTGGCCTTTGTGGAAGTGAAGCTTTCTGACACGCGCGAAGACGCGCTGCAGAAATTCAACAACGCGGTGAAGCGCGTGCGCGAGGTTGAAGAATGCCACATGATTGCCGGTGCGTTTGATTATTTGCTGAAGGTGCGCACCGGTGACATCAAGAAATACCGGCAGGTGCTGGGCGAGAAAATCACCAGCCTGCCGCATGTGGCCAACACATCGACCTTTGTGGCGATGCAGTCGGTGAAGGAAAAGTGA
- a CDS encoding SDR family oxidoreductase produces the protein MQNDQNKNTKAIVTGGAQGIGFATAKQLVAEGCKSIALIGRDKDKGAKAVAELEKDGASALFISADVSDGKAALNAVEQATKKFGVINALCNAAATSARGTLLETTPELFDQIYHTNVLGPIMLMQGVVKGLIDAKQPGSIVNVLSMSGHGGQPFLTAYSSSKAALAATTKNVAHAYRFNKIRCNAVLPGWMDTPNEDVVQKKWHNAPDDWLAKAEAAAPMGQLVKPHQMAHLIAYMLSPNSGVMTGALVDYDQMIIGPNS, from the coding sequence ATGCAGAACGACCAGAACAAAAACACCAAGGCCATCGTCACCGGCGGCGCTCAGGGCATCGGCTTTGCCACCGCCAAGCAGCTCGTGGCGGAAGGTTGCAAATCCATCGCCCTCATCGGCCGCGACAAGGACAAGGGCGCCAAGGCGGTTGCGGAGCTGGAGAAGGATGGCGCCTCCGCGCTGTTCATCAGCGCCGATGTGTCCGACGGCAAAGCGGCGCTGAACGCAGTGGAGCAGGCCACGAAGAAATTTGGTGTCATCAATGCACTGTGTAACGCCGCAGCCACTTCAGCGCGCGGCACGCTGCTGGAAACCACGCCTGAACTGTTCGACCAGATCTATCACACCAATGTTCTCGGCCCGATAATGCTGATGCAAGGCGTGGTAAAGGGCCTGATCGATGCCAAGCAGCCCGGCTCCATCGTCAATGTTCTTTCTATGTCCGGCCATGGCGGCCAGCCGTTCCTCACGGCCTATTCTTCATCCAAGGCGGCGCTGGCAGCCACCACCAAGAACGTCGCCCATGCTTACCGCTTCAACAAGATCCGCTGCAACGCGGTGCTGCCGGGCTGGATGGATACGCCGAATGAAGATGTGGTGCAGAAGAAGTGGCACAACGCACCGGATGATTGGCTGGCAAAGGCTGAAGCCGCCGCACCCATGGGCCAATTGGTGAAACCGCACCAGATGGCGCATCTCATCGCCTATATGCTGTCGCCCAATTCCGGCGTGATGACCGGCGCGCTGGTCGATTACGACCAGATGATCATCGGCCCGAACAGCTGA
- a CDS encoding THUMP domain-containing class I SAM-dependent RNA methyltransferase yields the protein MQTFEIFLLSTPGLERVVAEEAAAAGFDVTGKHAGGVTIHGAWPEVWRANLELRGPGAVLARLGTFRASHLSELDKKARKFPWDEILRADTPVKVSAACKASRIYHSGAVKQRVEDALKAAGLTIAEDADVEVMARIEKDICTISIDTSGALLHKRGHKEAMAKAPLRETMASLFLRQCGYVGTEPVLDPMCGSGTFVLEAAEIARGLHPGRDRAFAFEKLKTFDAAAWAQMRLPKPAVDLPFRFTGFDRDAGAITASKANAERAGVASMTDFAQAPVSALRRPEGPPGLVIVNPPYGKRIGDVKKLTGLHAALGQALREGFSGWRVGLVTNEKALAQATGLPFIKPSAPVLHGGLRVHLWRTEALK from the coding sequence ATGCAGACTTTCGAAATCTTCCTCCTGTCCACACCGGGCCTTGAACGGGTCGTGGCTGAAGAAGCCGCTGCGGCAGGCTTTGACGTCACCGGCAAACATGCAGGCGGCGTGACCATCCATGGCGCATGGCCCGAAGTCTGGCGCGCCAATCTGGAATTGCGCGGGCCTGGTGCCGTTCTCGCCCGCCTGGGCACATTCCGCGCCAGTCATCTGTCGGAGCTCGACAAGAAAGCCCGCAAATTTCCGTGGGATGAAATCCTGCGCGCAGATACGCCGGTGAAAGTTTCCGCCGCCTGCAAGGCCTCGCGCATCTATCATTCGGGTGCCGTGAAGCAGCGCGTGGAAGATGCATTGAAAGCCGCAGGTCTCACCATCGCTGAAGATGCCGATGTGGAAGTTATGGCCCGCATCGAGAAAGACATCTGCACCATCAGCATCGATACATCGGGCGCGCTGCTGCACAAGCGTGGCCACAAGGAAGCGATGGCCAAGGCACCTTTGCGCGAAACCATGGCGTCCTTGTTCTTGCGCCAATGCGGTTATGTGGGCACCGAGCCGGTGCTTGATCCCATGTGCGGCTCCGGCACTTTCGTGCTAGAAGCGGCCGAAATTGCGCGTGGCCTGCATCCCGGCCGCGACCGCGCCTTCGCCTTTGAAAAGCTCAAGACCTTCGACGCCGCCGCCTGGGCGCAGATGCGCCTGCCTAAACCCGCTGTGGACCTGCCATTCCGCTTCACCGGTTTCGACCGCGATGCCGGTGCCATCACCGCCAGCAAGGCCAATGCCGAGCGCGCGGGGGTCGCGTCGATGACAGACTTTGCGCAAGCGCCGGTCAGCGCTTTGCGACGGCCCGAAGGCCCGCCCGGCCTCGTCATCGTCAATCCGCCTTACGGCAAGCGCATCGGTGATGTGAAGAAGCTCACGGGCCTCCACGCCGCCTTAGGTCAAGCGTTGCGCGAAGGCTTTTCGGGCTGGCGCGTGGGTCTTGTCACCAACGAAAAGGCGCTGGCGCAAGCCACCGGCCTGCCTTTCATCAAGCCTTCCGCTCCCGTCCTGCATGGCGGCCTGCGCGTGCATTTGTGGCGCACGGAAGCTTTGAAATAA
- a CDS encoding SDR family NAD(P)-dependent oxidoreductase, whose protein sequence is MDVALVTGASAGLGVIFAKKLAAQKQNLVLVARRKDRLEALAKELKTAHGVEVFVETADLGEPGAAAKLMKAVAGQKLTISTLINNAGLGTLGNFAEQTPESQTNIVNVNCTSLIELSHAVLPEMIARKSGAILNVASTAAFQAGPKMSIYYASKAFVLSFSEALHDEVKKHGIHVSCLCPGPTRTEFFETAGATQIGLAKLAGSPESVVDTGLKALARNKTFVVTGLHNKIMAQGTRFAPRAVTRTIARVLM, encoded by the coding sequence ATGGACGTAGCATTGGTCACCGGCGCATCAGCCGGGCTGGGCGTGATTTTCGCGAAGAAGCTTGCTGCGCAGAAACAGAATCTCGTTCTGGTGGCGCGTCGCAAAGACAGGCTCGAAGCTTTGGCCAAGGAGCTGAAGACCGCTCACGGCGTCGAAGTTTTCGTTGAAACGGCAGATCTGGGCGAACCAGGTGCTGCGGCAAAGCTGATGAAAGCTGTGGCCGGGCAGAAGCTCACCATCTCCACGCTGATCAACAATGCCGGCCTCGGCACACTCGGAAATTTTGCCGAGCAGACGCCTGAGTCGCAAACCAACATCGTCAATGTGAATTGCACCAGCCTGATCGAACTCAGCCACGCCGTGCTGCCGGAGATGATCGCGCGCAAATCCGGCGCCATTCTCAATGTGGCCTCCACCGCCGCCTTCCAGGCCGGACCTAAAATGTCGATTTACTATGCCAGCAAGGCTTTCGTGCTCAGCTTCTCGGAAGCGCTGCATGACGAAGTAAAGAAGCACGGCATCCATGTTTCATGCCTGTGCCCCGGCCCGACCAGGACAGAATTTTTCGAAACGGCGGGCGCCACGCAGATCGGCCTCGCCAAACTGGCCGGCTCTCCCGAAAGTGTGGTCGATACCGGCCTCAAGGCACTGGCCCGTAACAAGACCTTCGTGGTCACCGGCCTGCACAACAAGATCATGGCGCAAGGCACGCGTTTTGCGCCACGCGCGGTGACCCGCACCATCGCGCGCGTGCTGATGTAG